The Arthrobacter sp. NicSoilC5 genome has a window encoding:
- a CDS encoding ABC transporter permease — translation MEVTMALFITKRLLMALATVLVVAVLAFLLVHAMPGSPGAVSLGAGASQEAIDEVNQRLGWNDPLPAQFITWLGSAVQGDLGVSLIDGRSVSTDLASRLPVTASLAAGATILSAILGIALGVTAAVRGGVLDQAIGGFVGLLVALPAFWVGVIFVYLFAVQSSIFPATGYVPFDVSPQDWALSLALPVITLAVGGAAFIARQTRASMLEALQQEHIRTLRATATPTWKILYVHALRYASLPIVAGIALQFIGLFGGSVIAEQLFAMPGLGQAVQTSVSTHDAPAVQGVVVIATVVVVAVNLVLELATKFLDPKLRAS, via the coding sequence ATGGAGGTCACCATGGCACTATTCATCACCAAGCGCCTGCTGATGGCGCTGGCCACCGTGCTGGTGGTTGCGGTGCTGGCATTCCTGCTGGTGCACGCGATGCCGGGCAGCCCGGGGGCCGTGTCCCTTGGCGCCGGTGCGTCCCAGGAAGCCATTGACGAGGTCAACCAGCGGCTGGGCTGGAACGATCCGCTGCCGGCGCAGTTCATCACCTGGCTCGGTTCCGCAGTACAGGGCGACCTGGGCGTCTCGCTCATTGATGGCCGCTCCGTCAGCACAGACCTCGCCAGCCGCCTGCCCGTCACGGCCTCCCTCGCCGCCGGTGCCACCATCCTCAGCGCCATCCTGGGCATCGCCCTTGGCGTCACGGCCGCGGTCCGCGGGGGAGTGCTCGACCAGGCAATCGGCGGCTTCGTGGGCCTCCTGGTTGCCCTGCCCGCCTTCTGGGTGGGCGTCATCTTCGTGTACCTGTTCGCCGTCCAGTCCTCAATCTTTCCGGCCACAGGTTATGTGCCGTTCGACGTTTCGCCGCAGGACTGGGCTTTGTCCCTGGCGCTGCCGGTGATCACGCTGGCGGTGGGCGGCGCCGCCTTCATTGCCCGCCAGACCAGGGCGTCCATGCTTGAAGCCCTGCAGCAGGAACACATCCGCACGCTGCGCGCCACGGCCACGCCCACGTGGAAGATCCTGTACGTCCACGCCCTGCGCTACGCCAGCCTGCCCATTGTGGCCGGCATCGCCCTGCAGTTCATCGGCCTGTTCGGCGGTTCCGTCATCGCGGAGCAGCTGTTCGCCATGCCCGGACTGGGGCAGGCCGTCCAGACCTCCGTCAGCACCCACGATGCCCCTGCCGTCCAGGGCGTGGTGGTGATCGCCACCGTGGTGGTGGTCGCCGTCAACCTGGTGCTGGAACTCGCCACCAAGTTCCTCGACCCGAAGTTGCGTGCCTCATGA
- a CDS encoding dipeptide/oligopeptide/nickel ABC transporter permease/ATP-binding protein, with protein MIPTVSPAPADADQAGSTTAAGASVPGAGKAAPTRLSRHWLLSSPGAVAGLLWLAVVVTASLTAPLWLPFKTEDQDFTAVLSGPTAAHWLGTDELGRDILSRIFAAAAGTLGTSMITVIVGVGLGTVLAMAAAGAGERTEAVINRITEIMMSLPGTVIILAVIGAVGTNIPMVMAILGILMSAGIYRVILGQAKSLQSQLYVDAAKVDGVGPLGISVRHVLPGLANTIVVQAALIFAVGMLIQAGLAFIGFGPPIPQPSWGGMIQGASQHVYDAPWMMVPTGAVLALTVLSANAIGNALGKAPNAAAPHLPSAAARRQRARAVAAVAAAAPAPGDGAPGDAPKGTLSVRSLSVGVGNAGTGNGVRLVTDVSFDVEQGTVLGLVGESGCGKTMTALSLLGLLPSGVSVTGGQILWNGKNLAAATDKEMEGIRGRDIALISQEPMRALDPMFTVGYQLTATIRRLRGLGKAEARKEALALLEKVGIVDAARILKTYPHQISGGMAQRVAIALALSGQPKLLVADEPTTALDVTVQAEILSLLRALVKDTGMSVVMVTHDLGVVADICDQVAVMYAGQVVENGKTQAILDNPRHPYTLALLAADPHANHGDAMPERLATIQGQVPQPKDWPSGCRFAARCQFAGSACTEPVPLLASGTGDGLVRCVKADQLAVEGMDWLATDVPAARLLPVTPVSPTNTTIVEKDLA; from the coding sequence ATGATCCCCACAGTTTCCCCGGCCCCCGCGGACGCGGACCAGGCAGGAAGTACGACGGCGGCAGGCGCCTCCGTGCCCGGCGCAGGCAAGGCTGCACCCACCAGATTGTCCAGGCACTGGCTCCTCAGTTCGCCCGGTGCCGTGGCCGGACTGCTCTGGCTGGCCGTGGTGGTCACCGCGTCCCTGACGGCTCCACTCTGGCTGCCGTTCAAGACCGAGGACCAGGATTTCACCGCCGTCCTGTCCGGCCCCACCGCCGCCCACTGGCTGGGGACCGACGAACTGGGCCGCGACATCCTCAGCCGCATCTTCGCTGCCGCGGCAGGCACCCTGGGAACGTCGATGATCACGGTGATTGTCGGCGTCGGACTCGGCACCGTCCTCGCCATGGCCGCTGCCGGTGCCGGCGAGCGGACCGAAGCCGTGATCAACCGCATCACCGAAATCATGATGTCCCTGCCGGGCACGGTGATCATCCTGGCCGTCATCGGCGCCGTGGGCACCAACATCCCCATGGTCATGGCCATCCTGGGCATCCTGATGTCCGCCGGCATCTACCGGGTGATCCTGGGCCAGGCCAAATCACTGCAGTCCCAGCTCTACGTGGACGCGGCCAAGGTGGACGGCGTGGGGCCGCTGGGCATCAGTGTCCGGCACGTCCTGCCCGGCCTTGCCAACACCATCGTGGTCCAGGCGGCCCTCATCTTCGCCGTGGGCATGCTCATCCAGGCAGGCCTGGCGTTCATCGGGTTCGGGCCGCCCATCCCGCAGCCCAGCTGGGGCGGCATGATCCAGGGCGCCTCCCAGCACGTCTATGACGCCCCCTGGATGATGGTGCCCACCGGCGCCGTGCTGGCACTGACGGTCCTGTCCGCCAACGCCATCGGCAATGCGCTCGGCAAGGCGCCCAACGCCGCGGCCCCGCACCTGCCCTCCGCGGCAGCCCGCCGCCAGCGGGCCAGGGCCGTCGCCGCCGTCGCCGCGGCTGCCCCGGCGCCCGGGGACGGCGCCCCCGGGGACGCGCCAAAGGGCACCCTGTCCGTGCGCAGCCTGTCCGTCGGCGTCGGCAATGCGGGGACAGGCAACGGCGTCCGGCTGGTCACCGACGTCTCCTTCGACGTCGAACAGGGCACCGTCCTGGGACTGGTGGGCGAATCCGGCTGCGGCAAGACCATGACGGCGCTGTCCCTCCTGGGCTTGCTCCCGTCCGGCGTCTCGGTAACCGGGGGCCAGATCCTCTGGAACGGGAAGAACCTTGCGGCCGCCACGGACAAGGAGATGGAAGGCATCCGGGGCCGTGACATCGCCCTGATCAGCCAGGAGCCCATGCGGGCACTGGATCCGATGTTCACGGTGGGCTACCAGCTCACGGCAACCATCCGGCGGCTCCGCGGCCTGGGCAAGGCCGAAGCCCGGAAGGAGGCCCTGGCCCTGCTGGAGAAGGTGGGCATCGTGGATGCCGCCCGGATCCTGAAGACCTATCCGCACCAGATCAGCGGTGGCATGGCCCAGCGCGTGGCCATCGCCCTGGCCCTTTCCGGCCAGCCCAAACTGCTGGTGGCGGACGAGCCCACCACAGCCCTGGATGTTACGGTCCAGGCCGAGATCCTGTCCCTGCTGCGGGCCCTGGTGAAGGACACCGGCATGTCCGTGGTGATGGTCACCCACGACCTCGGCGTGGTGGCGGACATCTGCGACCAGGTGGCCGTCATGTACGCCGGGCAGGTGGTGGAGAACGGAAAGACCCAGGCCATCCTGGACAACCCGCGCCACCCCTACACCCTGGCCCTGCTCGCCGCCGACCCGCACGCCAACCACGGGGACGCCATGCCGGAGCGGCTTGCCACGATTCAAGGCCAGGTGCCGCAGCCCAAGGACTGGCCCTCCGGCTGCCGCTTCGCCGCCCGCTGCCAGTTCGCCGGCTCCGCGTGCACGGAACCGGTCCCGCTGCTGGCGTCCGGCACCGGCGACGGCCTGGTCCGTTGCGTCAA